One stretch of Armigeres subalbatus isolate Guangzhou_Male chromosome 2, GZ_Asu_2, whole genome shotgun sequence DNA includes these proteins:
- the LOC134217053 gene encoding uncharacterized protein LOC134217053, whose amino-acid sequence MFGGENFQFSISCWKFLDCIDILSKRKSSKILAKGMSCLGDCSELGPPPDMILSMPPPPLSSFLLPRNAIAPRPPNNSLSCIAAFMCETTLKPNGMESGMEFIELSGNGMDDTWVFVLVSSCVGVLLLGALLAMVLIKCRDAYNYSYHDSNLKHPPLSSLNEPQLGSTKSGFMPGTILYPTNHQLPQDNRTLWATLTPHGTTQHFISDSYYNPEDHYEVIDYGHKHEQYIPSNQNTIVKNKNSFENSGFVDYDYEDPTPLMESYQNFDDMDSGYQEPQEVVGSLNRNRSIVSSPTRIENPNLAPLNLYPTHRSNGTLNKKNATLSRRISDIKN is encoded by the exons ATGTTTGGTGGTGAAAACTTCCAGTTCTCAATAAGCTGCTGGAAATTCCTTGACTGTATCGATATTTTGTCAAAAAGAAAATCGTCAAA GATTCTCGCCAAAGGTATGAGTTGTCTGGGCGATTGCTCCGAATTGGGGCCACCGCCCGATATGATACTGTCGATGCCTCCGCCACCGTTGTCGTCGTTCCTGTTGCCACGGAATGCAATTGCACCGCGGCCGCCCAACAATTCGTTGTCCTGCATAGCGGCATTCATGTGCGAAACAACTCTTAAACCGAATGGTATGGAGTCTGGGATGGAGTTTATCGAGCTTTCAGGAAATG GAATGGATGATACATGGGTTTTCGTGCTTGTTTCATCATGCGTTGGAGTTCTACTGTTGGGAGCTTTGTTGGCCATGGTTTTGATCAAATGCAGAGA TGCATACAACTATTCATATCATGATAGCAATTTGAAGCATCCACCTCTGTCTTCACTGAACGAGCCTCAACTAGGCTCTACCAAGTCCGGATTTATGCCGGGAACCATTCTCTATCCAACTAACCATCAGCTTCCCCAGGATAATCGTACCCTTTGGGCAACACTAACCCCACATGGCACTACGCAGCATTTCATCTCTGACTCGTACTATAACCCGGAAGATCATTACGAAGTCATCGACTACGGTCACAAGCACGAACAGTATATCCCATCGAACCAAAACACAATCGTCAAGAACAAGAACTCGTTCGAAAATTCCGGCTTTGTTGATTACGATTATGAAGACCCAACGCCTTTGATGGAATCTTACCAAAACTTTGATGACATGGACTCGGGCTACCAAGAACCGCAAGAAGTAGTTGGCTCGCTCAACCGAAATCGCTCGATCGTATCGTCTCCAACCCGTATCGAAAACCCAAACTTGGCCCCGTTGAACCTGTATCCGACGCACCGCAGCAACGGAACGCTCAATAAAAAGAATGCAACGCTCAGCCGACGCATCAGTGATATCAAGAACTAA